One Chloroflexota bacterium DNA window includes the following coding sequences:
- the rpmD gene encoding 50S ribosomal protein L30 produces MAAKRSADPPATLRVTWIRSTIGHRAEARGTIRALGLRRLHHSVEVPDTPQTRGMLRRVAFLVDVIDPAKPEETT; encoded by the coding sequence GTGGCCGCTAAGCGCTCGGCGGATCCGCCGGCCACCCTGCGCGTGACGTGGATCCGCTCCACCATCGGCCACCGGGCCGAGGCGCGGGGCACCATCCGGGCGCTGGGACTCCGCCGCCTGCACCACAGCGTCGAGGTCCCGGACACGCCGCAGACGCGCGGCATGCTGCGCCGAGTCGCCTTCCTGGTCGACGTCATCGACCCGGCCAAGCCGGAGGAGACGACTTGA
- the rpmC gene encoding 50S ribosomal protein L29, whose product MDISEVRALSDQDLAAALVDAKLELWKIRFDLATRQEKNHSRLPATRQRIARILTVMTERQRAATPASQESA is encoded by the coding sequence ATGGACATCAGTGAGGTTCGCGCTCTCAGTGACCAGGATCTTGCTGCGGCCCTGGTCGATGCCAAGCTCGAGCTCTGGAAGATCCGGTTCGACCTGGCCACTCGCCAGGAGAAGAACCACAGCCGCCTGCCGGCCACCCGGCAGCGGATCGCACGGATCCTCACCGTAATGACCGAGCGCCAGCGCGCGGCGACACCCGCCAGCCAGGAGTCCGCGTAA
- the rplE gene encoding 50S ribosomal protein L5, which produces MVGLRLRYRDEVVPALIREFRYANPMQVPRLEKVVVNIGLGEAIQNAKAIDAAVGDLATITGQKPIVTRATKSIAQFRLRAGMPVGAKVTLRGQRMYDFVERTLRLALPRIRDFRGVSPGSFDGRGNFSLGLREQLMYPEIDYDKIDRLRGLEISIVTTARNDEEGRRLLALLGMPFAAN; this is translated from the coding sequence CTGGTGGGCCTCCGCCTGCGTTACCGCGACGAGGTGGTGCCGGCCCTGATCCGCGAGTTCCGGTACGCCAACCCGATGCAGGTCCCGCGCCTGGAGAAGGTCGTGGTCAACATCGGCCTGGGCGAGGCCATCCAGAATGCGAAGGCCATCGACGCCGCCGTCGGGGACCTGGCCACGATCACCGGCCAGAAGCCGATCGTGACCCGCGCCACCAAGTCGATCGCCCAGTTCCGGCTCCGGGCGGGAATGCCGGTCGGGGCCAAAGTCACGCTCCGTGGGCAACGGATGTACGACTTCGTGGAGCGGACCCTGCGGCTGGCCCTCCCGCGCATTCGTGACTTCCGCGGCGTGTCTCCCGGATCCTTCGACGGGCGGGGCAACTTCAGCCTGGGGCTCCGCGAGCAGCTGATGTATCCGGAGATCGACTACGACAAGATCGACCGCCTGCGGGGCCTCGAGATCAGCATCGTGACCACCGCCCGCAACGACGAGGAAGGCCGTCGCCTCCTCGCCCTGCTGGGCATGCCATTCGCCGCCAACTGA
- the rplO gene encoding 50S ribosomal protein L15: protein MKLHDLQPATGSHTPARRVGRGHGSGKGKTAGRGTKGQKSRAGGSIPPWFEGGQTPIHIRTPKLHGFRNRGRVAYAAVNIGRLVEAEAGTLITPDVLAHGGLVRRSKTRALPVKILGAGDAPKGVTIHAHAFSRAALDKLAAAGSTAQRISWPDGAPVDEAAEAQALAEAAAAAETRARARGKRRSKRKGQGTGARAGAAAAAVADDATDAPVSDATDASVTDATDSTTTAPDDEGPETGEADGEGAKA, encoded by the coding sequence TTGAAGCTGCACGACCTCCAGCCGGCCACCGGATCACACACGCCTGCCCGGCGGGTGGGACGGGGCCATGGCTCGGGCAAGGGCAAGACGGCCGGTCGCGGCACCAAGGGCCAGAAGTCGCGCGCCGGCGGGTCCATCCCACCCTGGTTCGAAGGCGGCCAGACTCCGATCCATATCCGCACGCCCAAGCTCCATGGCTTCCGCAACCGCGGGCGGGTCGCCTACGCGGCGGTGAATATCGGCCGCCTGGTCGAGGCTGAGGCGGGCACCCTGATCACGCCCGATGTGCTGGCTCATGGCGGGCTGGTCCGCCGCTCGAAGACCCGGGCTCTCCCGGTCAAGATCCTTGGCGCCGGCGACGCCCCGAAGGGCGTGACCATCCATGCCCACGCGTTCTCCCGGGCTGCCCTCGACAAGCTGGCTGCCGCCGGATCCACCGCCCAGCGCATCAGCTGGCCCGATGGAGCGCCGGTGGACGAGGCCGCCGAAGCCCAGGCCCTGGCCGAAGCCGCGGCCGCGGCGGAAACTCGCGCGCGAGCCAGGGGCAAGCGCCGGAGCAAGCGCAAGGGCCAGGGGACAGGCGCCCGCGCAGGAGCGGCCGCAGCAGCGGTTGCGGACGACGCGACCGATGCCCCCGTCAGCGACGCGACGGATGCCTCAGTCACCGACGCGACCGATTCCACCACCACCGCTCCGGATGACGAAGGGCCCGAAACCGGGGAGGCCGACGGCGAGGGCGCGAAGGCGTGA
- the rpsH gene encoding 30S ribosomal protein S8: MNMTDPIADMLTRVRNASLAHHGEVVLPASRVKTEIARILVEEGFIASFEARVDDGHDHLVLTLKYVEGRTPVVTGLKRISKPGLRVYARKTEIPRVLGGLGVAILSTSHGIMTGQSARKLNLGGEVLCYVW; this comes from the coding sequence ATGAACATGACCGATCCGATTGCCGACATGCTGACCCGCGTCCGCAACGCGAGCCTCGCCCATCACGGCGAGGTCGTCCTGCCCGCGTCGCGCGTGAAGACCGAGATCGCTCGCATCCTGGTCGAGGAGGGGTTCATCGCCTCGTTCGAGGCTCGGGTCGACGACGGCCATGATCACCTGGTCCTGACCCTCAAGTACGTCGAGGGCCGCACGCCGGTGGTGACCGGTCTTAAGCGCATCAGCAAGCCGGGACTGCGCGTCTACGCGCGCAAGACCGAGATTCCCCGCGTCCTGGGCGGCCTGGGCGTGGCCATCCTTTCCACCTCCCACGGGATCATGACCGGGCAGTCGGCCCGGAAGCTGAATCTCGGCGGCGAGGTGCTGTGTTACGTCTGGTAA
- a CDS encoding type Z 30S ribosomal protein S14, which yields MAKKSMIAKSQRKPRFAVRQHNRCTVCGRPRAYMRRFALCRICFRERALDGLLPGVMKSSW from the coding sequence GTGGCCAAGAAATCGATGATTGCCAAATCCCAGCGCAAGCCGCGGTTCGCCGTGCGCCAGCACAACCGCTGCACGGTGTGCGGGCGTCCGCGGGCCTACATGCGGCGCTTCGCGCTGTGTCGCATCTGCTTCCGGGAGCGTGCCCTCGACGGCCTGCTGCCGGGGGTCATGAAATCGAGCTGGTAG
- the rplR gene encoding 50S ribosomal protein L18: MIKKSSRDELRRKRHARLRLRVTGSTERPRLSVFRSSRFIYAQVIDDTTGRTLAAASSREPSLGAGTGKVAVAEAVGRAVAERARQAGVTQVVLDRGGYRYHGRVRSLAEGARQGGLEL; this comes from the coding sequence ATGATCAAGAAGTCATCCCGCGACGAGCTGCGGCGCAAGCGACACGCCCGCCTCCGACTGCGCGTGACGGGCAGCACCGAGCGCCCGCGGCTCAGCGTCTTCCGCAGCTCCCGCTTCATCTATGCCCAGGTCATTGACGACACCACCGGCCGGACATTGGCCGCGGCCTCGAGCCGCGAGCCGTCGCTCGGCGCCGGAACCGGCAAGGTTGCCGTCGCCGAGGCGGTGGGCCGCGCGGTCGCTGAGCGGGCGCGCCAGGCCGGCGTCACCCAGGTCGTCCTCGATCGGGGAGGCTATCGGTATCACGGGCGGGTTCGCTCGCTCGCCGAGGGCGCCCGCCAGGGCGGCCTCGAACTGTAG
- the rplX gene encoding 50S ribosomal protein L24 gives MAVRKGDTVLVMAGKDRGKRGKVERVERTRRGLAVVIPGINMAKRHQRAQRGRTQTAGIIDLPMPVQISNVMVVCPNCDKPTRIGHARLDDQHKTRVRVCKHCGEQLEVTA, from the coding sequence ATGGCCGTTCGGAAGGGCGACACGGTGCTGGTCATGGCCGGCAAGGACCGTGGCAAGCGCGGCAAGGTCGAGCGTGTCGAGCGCACGCGGCGCGGCCTGGCCGTGGTCATTCCCGGCATCAACATGGCCAAGCGACACCAGCGCGCACAGAGGGGCCGCACGCAGACAGCGGGGATCATTGACCTGCCCATGCCGGTCCAGATCAGCAATGTCATGGTCGTGTGCCCCAACTGCGACAAGCCGACCCGCATCGGCCATGCGCGGCTGGATGACCAGCACAAGACCCGGGTGCGCGTCTGCAAGCACTGCGGGGAGCAGCTGGAGGTGACCGCGTGA
- the rplF gene encoding 50S ribosomal protein L6 has translation MSRIGRLPIPIPDGVEVTLDGQHLSVTGPLGTLERDVHPEMAVVHDDGVLRIVRPSDEPRHRALHGLTRSLVANMVTGVTAGFTKVLEISGVGYRAQLQGETLVLALGFSHPVEFPPPEGIRFTVETPTRLSVSGPDRELVGQVAAAIRAKRKPEPYKGKGIHYAGEQIRRKAGKTGKVGGAA, from the coding sequence ATGTCGCGAATCGGGCGCCTGCCCATTCCCATCCCCGATGGTGTCGAGGTCACCCTCGACGGTCAGCACCTGAGCGTGACCGGCCCGCTGGGCACGTTGGAGCGGGACGTCCACCCCGAGATGGCCGTCGTTCACGATGACGGCGTCCTCCGTATCGTCCGCCCGTCCGATGAGCCGCGCCATCGGGCCCTGCATGGGCTGACCCGATCGCTGGTCGCCAACATGGTCACCGGGGTGACCGCGGGATTCACCAAGGTCCTCGAGATCAGCGGCGTGGGGTACCGCGCCCAGCTCCAGGGCGAGACCCTGGTCCTGGCGCTGGGGTTCTCGCACCCGGTCGAGTTTCCGCCTCCGGAGGGCATTCGCTTCACCGTCGAGACCCCCACCCGGCTGTCGGTGAGCGGCCCCGATCGGGAGCTGGTCGGTCAGGTGGCAGCGGCCATTCGCGCCAAGCGCAAGCCCGAGCCCTACAAGGGCAAGGGCATCCATTACGCCGGGGAGCAGATCCGACGCAAGGCCGGCAAGACGGGCAAGGTCGGGGGAGCCGCGTAA
- the rplP gene encoding 50S ribosomal protein L16, translated as MLLPKRVKHRKVQRGRRGGLAKGGTTVSFGEYGLMAEEVCWLTSRQIEAARRAMTHHIKRGGRVWIRVFPDKPVTKKPAEVRMGSGKGAPDHWVAVVKPGRIMFEMSGVPETIAREAMRLASHKLPISTKFVIKEGVEHGHQ; from the coding sequence ATGCTGCTGCCGAAGCGCGTCAAGCATCGCAAGGTCCAGCGCGGACGCCGCGGAGGGCTGGCCAAGGGCGGCACCACTGTGTCCTTCGGCGAATACGGCCTGATGGCCGAAGAGGTGTGCTGGCTGACCAGCCGCCAGATCGAGGCTGCCCGACGTGCGATGACCCACCACATCAAGCGTGGCGGCCGTGTCTGGATTCGGGTCTTCCCCGACAAGCCGGTCACCAAGAAGCCGGCCGAGGTCCGCATGGGATCGGGCAAGGGGGCGCCGGACCACTGGGTCGCCGTCGTGAAGCCGGGCCGGATCATGTTCGAGATGTCCGGTGTGCCGGAAACGATCGCCCGCGAGGCGATGCGGCTGGCCAGTCACAAGCTGCCGATCTCCACCAAGTTCGTCATCAAGGAGGGCGTCGAACATGGACATCAGTGA
- the rplN gene encoding 50S ribosomal protein L14, giving the protein MIRRQTRLRVADNTGARELMCITVVGRSTSETASVGDVIVASVKQALPNSGVKKGEVVRAVIVRTKKGYGRPDGSHIRFDENAAVLITPQGNPRGTRIFGPVARELRERNYMKIISLAPEVL; this is encoded by the coding sequence ATGATCCGACGCCAGACCCGGCTCCGGGTCGCCGACAACACGGGCGCACGCGAGCTGATGTGCATCACGGTCGTGGGCCGCTCAACGAGCGAGACGGCGTCCGTGGGTGACGTCATCGTGGCCAGCGTCAAGCAGGCCCTGCCCAACTCCGGCGTGAAGAAGGGCGAGGTCGTCCGCGCGGTCATCGTCCGCACCAAGAAGGGCTACGGCCGCCCCGACGGGAGCCATATTCGCTTCGACGAGAATGCGGCAGTCCTCATCACCCCGCAGGGCAACCCGCGTGGGACCCGTATCTTCGGTCCGGTGGCGCGCGAGCTTCGAGAGCGGAACTACATGAAGATCATCTCGCTCGCGCCGGAGGTGCTGTGA